In one window of Helianthus annuus cultivar XRQ/B chromosome 17, HanXRQr2.0-SUNRISE, whole genome shotgun sequence DNA:
- the LOC110920844 gene encoding uncharacterized protein LOC110920844, whose translation MAMQAGMGFSKIIILVGAGYTGTLMLNNGKLSDVLGELQKLVKGYEQGQGDGGDADHADAIAAQVRRLAMEVRQLASSRQITVLNGGAGGGATSLVVPAAAVGAAGYGYMWWKGYSFSDLMYVTKKSMSTAVSNLTKHLEQVSDALAAAKKHLTQRIEKLDGKMDQQVEISKLIRSEVGDVRDDLSQIGYDLDSLNQMVSGLNGKIMTLEEKQDLTNLGVWYLCNKAEGTKMSGKAQEQLKLAGKSFAGYLTSGGMLNIEGMKEIADNLDSSDVNKSPTTGISEDISFGSDSQPRRLTRRNTVKFSS comes from the exons ATGGCGATGCAAGCAGGCATGGGATTCTCTAAGATCATCATCCTAGTCGGAGCAG GGTATACTGGTACGTTGATGCTGAATAACGGCAAATTATCTGATGTGTTGGGCGAACTTCAG AAATTGGTGAAAGGATATGAACAAGGGcagggggatggaggtgatgcTGATCATGCTGATGCAATTGCTGCACAG GTTAGAAGATTAGCGATGGAAGTTCGCCAGCTGGCTTCTTCGAGGCAGATCACTGTTCTGAATGGTGGTGCTGGTG GTGGTGCAACATCTTTAGTGGTACCAGCTGCTGCTGTGGGTGCTGCGGGTTATGGATACATGTGGTGGAAG GGTTATTCATTCTCAGACCTCATGTATGTGACAAAGAAAAGCATGTCAACTGCTGTTTCAAACTTGACAAAGCATCTGGAACAAGTGTCAGACGCCCTTGCT GCTGCCAAGAAACATTTGACACAGAGGATTGAGAAGTTGGATGGAAAAATGGACCAGCAAGTGGAAATATCCAAGTTGATTAGAAGTGAG GTGGGTGATGTCCGTGATGATCTTTCCCAAATCGGCTATGACTTGGACTCGCTAAATCAAATGGTTTCCGGTTTG AATGGCAAGATAATGACATTGGAAGAAAAACAG GATCTAACTAACCTTGGAGTGTGGTACCTCTGCAACAAGGCTGAAGGAACTAAGATGTCTGGCAAGGCACAA GAACAACTCAAACTTGCTGGCAAATCCTTTGCTGGTTATCTCACGTCAGGGGGGATGCTAAATATTGAG GGCATGAAAGAAATAGCAGACAATTTAGATTCAAGTGACGTTAATAAGTCGCCAACAACTGGCATATCAGAAGATATTTCCTTCGGGTCTGACAGTCAACCGAGAAGGTTGACCAG GAGAAATACTGTCAAGTTCAGCTCTTGA